The following are encoded in a window of Colius striatus isolate bColStr4 chromosome 25, bColStr4.1.hap1, whole genome shotgun sequence genomic DNA:
- the LOC133627766 gene encoding ubiquitin carboxyl-terminal hydrolase 42-like: MAPPEWSLFPPEKLCMNLQPGQSIGAGLYNMGNTCFLNSVLQCLTHTPPLANYLLSREHGQSCLQRGFCMMCRMEAHADMVLHSSGKVLKPLAFINVLSLIGEQFQWGRQEDAHEFLRSAVDAMQKVCLRGISHLDAASEETTIVHQIFGGQMRSRVTCLSCNAVSDSYEAFLDVSLDIKAASSVTTALKHFVKPEHLDGENCFHCSRCDKLAAASKRLAVHRAPRVLTVCLKRFDAFTGRKICKAVGYPERLDLGPYMSETPAEPLRYTLYAVLVHAGSTCDVGHYFCYTKAGNGQWYRMDDESVNPCGINTVHRQQAYLLFYVRSKGQDLFTALFAGHGSALCTGQQLLCNSQQKPAKPGSCPSGTCRPSAPHLATDMQEQEMPLLRPPTTR; the protein is encoded by the exons ATGGCTCCACCAGAATGGAGCCTCTTTCCCCCGGAGAAGCTTTGCATGAACTTGCAGCCAGGACAGAGCATCGGAGCAGGACTCTACAACATGGGCAACACGTGCTTCCTCAACTCCGTGCTGCAGTGCCTGACGCACACCCCGCCTCTGGCCAACTACCTGCTGTCTCGGGAGCACGGCCAGTCCT gTCTTCAGCGAGGTTTCTGCATGATGTGCAGAATGGAAGCCCATGCTGACATGGTCCTGCATTCCTCAGGCAAGGTGCTGAAGCCTTTGGCTTTCATCAATGTCCTTTCAT TGATAGGAGAACAATTCCAGTGGGGCAGGCAGGAAGATGCCCACGAGTTCTTACGCTCTGCTGTCGATGCCATGCAGAAAGTTTGTCTGAGAGGAATCAGCCA cttgGACGCCGCCTCTGAAGAGACCACCATCGTCCATCAAATATTTGGAGGACAGATGAGATCCAGAG TCACGTGCTTGAGCTGCAATGCAGTTTCTGATTCCTACGAGGCCTTCCTGGATGTCTCTCTGGATATAAAG GCAGCCTCATCTGTCACCACAGCTCTGAAGCACTTTGTGAAACCAGAGCACCTGGATGGTGAAAACTGCTTTCACTGTAGCAG GTGTGACAAGCTGGCTGCCGCCTCCAAGAGGCTCGCAGTGCATCGTGCACCCAGGGTTCTCACAGTGTGCCTGAAACGCTTTGACGCCTTCACTGGCAGGAAGATCTGCAAG GCTGTGGGGTACCCTGAGCGCTTGGATCTTGGGCCCTACATGTCTGAGACGCCTGCAGAGCCGCTCCGCTACACCTTATACGCTGTCCTGGTGCACGCCGGTTCCACGTGTGACGTGGGACACTATTTCTGCTACACAAAG GCCGGCAATGGGCAGTGGTACAGGATGGATGATGAGTCTGTGAATCCTTGTGGCATCAATACAGTTCACAGGCAGCAAGCCTATTTGCTGTTTTATGTCAG GAGCAAAGGACAGGACCTTTTCACAGCTCTCTTTGCAGGACACGGCAGTGCActctgcacagggcagcagctcctctgcaacAGCCAGCAGAAGCCAGCtaagccaggcagctgccccagtgGCACGTGCAGGCCGTCTGCACCTCACCTGGCCACGGACAtgcaggagcaggaaatgcCACTGCTCAGGCCCCCGACAACACGTTGA